A region of Leclercia adecarboxylata DNA encodes the following proteins:
- the fadJ gene encoding fatty acid oxidation complex subunit alpha FadJ produces the protein MEMTTAFTLHVRLDNVAVVTIDAPGEKMNTLKAEFGGQVRAILKQVRENKNLRGLVFISAKPDNFIAGADINMIARAESAQVAEDLARQGQQIMAEIHALPIPVIAAIHGACLGGGLELALACHARICTDDAKTVLGLPEVQLGLLPGSGGTQRLPRLVGVSTALEMILAGKQLRPRQALKVGLVDEVVPHSILLEAAVALALKGKPDTRRLPVRERVLAGPLGRALLFNMVGKKTEQKTQGNYPATKRILEVIHTGLTQGSSSGYAAEAKAFGELAMTPQSQALRSIFFASTEVKKDPGSEAEPAPLESVGVLGGGLMGGGIAFVSASKGKLPVRIKDINPKGINHALQYSWQLLDKKVKRRHIKASERDRQLALISGTTDYSGFRHRDLVIEAVFEDLALKQQMVAEVEANCAPHTIFASNTSSLPIGDIAAGAARPEQVIGLHYFSPVEKMPLVEVIPHAGTSPQTIATVVKLAKMQGKTPVVVADKAGFYVNRILAPYINEAMRLLTEGEKVEHIDNALVKFGFPVGPIQLLDEVGIDTGTKIIPVLENAYGERFSAPANIVSAILNDDRKGRKNGRGFYLYDPKGRKSKKQVDPAIYGLIQPAGEGKLSATQCAERCVMMMLNEAARCFDEKVIKNARDGDIGAVFGIGFPPFLGGPFRYMDSLGAGEVVAILQRLAVQYGPRFTPCDALLQMADQGLRFWPAKETDLVN, from the coding sequence ATGGAGATGACAACGGCGTTTACCCTGCACGTGCGTCTGGACAACGTGGCGGTGGTCACCATCGATGCGCCAGGCGAGAAGATGAATACCCTGAAAGCGGAGTTTGGCGGCCAGGTTCGCGCCATCCTCAAGCAGGTGCGTGAAAACAAAAACCTGCGCGGGCTGGTGTTTATCTCGGCCAAGCCGGACAACTTTATTGCCGGGGCCGATATCAACATGATTGCCCGCGCCGAAAGCGCGCAGGTGGCGGAAGATCTGGCCCGTCAGGGGCAGCAGATCATGGCCGAAATTCATGCCCTGCCGATCCCGGTGATTGCGGCGATCCACGGCGCCTGCCTCGGCGGCGGTCTGGAGCTGGCGCTGGCCTGTCACGCACGCATCTGCACCGACGACGCCAAAACGGTGCTGGGCCTGCCGGAAGTGCAGCTTGGCTTACTGCCGGGCTCGGGCGGCACCCAGCGTCTGCCGCGTCTGGTGGGCGTCAGCACGGCGCTGGAGATGATCCTCGCCGGTAAACAGCTGCGCCCGCGCCAGGCCCTGAAGGTCGGGCTGGTGGATGAAGTAGTTCCGCATTCCATTCTGCTGGAGGCCGCCGTTGCGCTGGCCCTGAAAGGCAAACCGGACACCCGTCGCTTACCGGTGCGCGAGCGCGTGCTGGCAGGGCCGCTGGGCCGTGCGCTGCTGTTCAACATGGTGGGCAAAAAAACCGAGCAAAAAACCCAGGGGAACTACCCGGCGACAAAACGCATTCTCGAGGTGATCCATACCGGCCTGACCCAGGGCAGCAGCAGCGGCTATGCCGCAGAAGCGAAAGCCTTTGGCGAACTGGCGATGACCCCACAGTCTCAGGCGCTGCGCAGCATCTTTTTTGCCAGTACCGAAGTGAAAAAAGATCCCGGCAGCGAGGCGGAGCCAGCGCCGCTGGAGTCTGTCGGTGTGCTGGGCGGCGGGCTGATGGGGGGCGGTATCGCCTTCGTCAGCGCCAGCAAAGGCAAATTACCGGTGCGGATCAAGGACATCAACCCGAAGGGGATCAACCACGCCCTTCAGTACAGCTGGCAGTTGCTTGATAAAAAGGTCAAACGCCGCCATATCAAAGCCAGCGAGCGCGATCGCCAGCTGGCGCTGATCTCCGGCACCACTGACTACAGCGGTTTCCGTCATCGCGATCTGGTAATTGAGGCGGTATTCGAAGATCTGGCCCTGAAACAGCAGATGGTGGCCGAGGTAGAGGCGAACTGTGCCCCGCACACCATTTTTGCCTCCAACACCTCGTCGTTGCCTATCGGCGATATTGCGGCCGGGGCCGCACGCCCTGAACAGGTGATCGGGCTGCATTACTTCAGTCCGGTAGAAAAAATGCCGCTGGTGGAGGTCATCCCGCACGCCGGAACCAGCCCGCAGACCATTGCCACCGTGGTGAAGCTGGCAAAAATGCAGGGCAAAACGCCGGTGGTGGTGGCCGATAAAGCCGGGTTCTACGTCAACCGCATTCTGGCGCCTTATATCAATGAGGCCATGCGCCTGCTGACTGAAGGCGAAAAGGTTGAACATATCGATAACGCGCTGGTGAAGTTTGGTTTCCCGGTCGGCCCAATCCAACTTTTGGATGAGGTGGGAATCGATACCGGCACTAAAATTATACCTGTGCTGGAAAACGCTTACGGTGAACGGTTTAGCGCACCTGCAAACATTGTTTCTGCAATTTTGAATGACGATCGCAAAGGCAGAAAAAATGGACGGGGTTTCTATCTTTACGATCCAAAAGGGCGTAAAAGCAAGAAACAGGTAGACCCGGCAATTTATGGGCTTATTCAGCCTGCCGGCGAGGGCAAACTCTCTGCGACACAGTGCGCAGAACGTTGCGTCATGATGATGCTCAACGAAGCGGCGCGCTGCTTTGATGAGAAGGTCATTAAAAATGCCCGCGACGGCGATATTGGCGCCGTGTTTGGCATTGGTTTCCCACCTTTCCTGGGTGGCCCGTTCCGCTATATGGATAGCTTAGGTGCGGGTGAAGTTGTTGCGATTTTACAACGACTGGCTGTGCAATATGGGCCGCGGTTTACGCCGTGTGACGCATTATTGCAGATGGCGGATCAGGGGCTGCGATTTTGGCCAGCAAAGGAAACTGACCTTGTAAATTAA
- the fadI gene encoding acetyl-CoA C-acyltransferase FadI: MSQALPLITRQGDRIAIVSGLRTPFARQATAFHGIPAVDLGKMVVGELLARSEIPPEVIEQLVFGQVVQMPEAPNIAREIVLGTGMNVHTDAYSVSRACATSFQAVANVAESLITGTIRAGIAGGADSSSVLPIGVSKKLARVLVDVNKARTTGQRLSLFSRLRLRDLLPVPPGVAEYSTGLRMGDTAEQMAKTYGITREQQDALAHRSHQRAAQAWAEGKLADEVMTAYTPPFREPLSQDNNIRGTSTLADYAKLRPAFDRKHGTVTAANSTPLTDGAAAVILMTESRARELGLKPLGYLRSYAFTAIDVWQDMLLGPAWSTPLALERAGLTMGDLTLIDMHEAFAAQTLANVQLLASERFARDVLGRAHATGEVDESKFNVLGGSIAYGHPFAATGARMITQTLHELRRRGGGFGLVTACAAGGLGAAMVLEAE, encoded by the coding sequence ATGAGTCAGGCATTACCGCTAATCACCCGTCAGGGCGATCGCATTGCCATTGTCAGTGGATTACGTACGCCGTTTGCCCGTCAGGCGACGGCGTTTCATGGCATTCCTGCCGTCGATCTGGGGAAAATGGTCGTAGGAGAGTTACTGGCTCGCAGTGAAATTCCTCCCGAAGTCATTGAACAGCTGGTCTTTGGCCAGGTAGTGCAAATGCCGGAAGCGCCCAATATCGCCCGTGAAATCGTGCTGGGCACCGGGATGAACGTGCACACCGATGCCTACAGCGTGAGTCGCGCCTGCGCCACCAGCTTTCAGGCGGTGGCAAACGTCGCGGAGAGCCTGATAACCGGCACCATTCGCGCCGGGATTGCTGGCGGCGCCGACTCCTCGTCCGTTTTACCGATTGGCGTCAGCAAAAAGCTCGCCCGCGTGCTGGTGGACGTCAACAAAGCCCGCACCACCGGGCAGCGCCTGTCGCTGTTTTCGCGCCTGCGTCTGCGCGATTTACTCCCTGTGCCGCCAGGCGTGGCGGAATATTCCACCGGCTTGCGCATGGGCGATACCGCCGAGCAGATGGCGAAAACCTACGGCATCACCCGTGAACAGCAGGATGCCCTGGCACACCGCTCGCACCAGCGCGCCGCTCAGGCCTGGGCGGAAGGCAAACTGGCGGACGAGGTCATGACGGCCTATACGCCGCCATTCCGCGAGCCGCTCAGCCAGGATAACAATATTCGCGGCACCTCAACGCTTGCGGATTACGCAAAACTGCGCCCGGCGTTCGACCGCAAACACGGCACCGTCACCGCAGCGAACAGCACTCCGTTAACCGACGGCGCGGCGGCGGTGATCCTGATGACCGAATCGCGCGCCAGAGAGCTGGGCCTGAAGCCGCTCGGCTATCTGCGCAGCTACGCCTTCACCGCCATTGATGTCTGGCAGGACATGCTGCTGGGGCCAGCCTGGTCCACGCCGCTGGCGCTTGAGCGTGCCGGGCTTACCATGGGCGATCTCACGCTCATCGACATGCACGAAGCCTTTGCCGCGCAAACCCTTGCCAACGTGCAACTGCTGGCCAGCGAACGCTTTGCCCGGGACGTGCTGGGCCGCGCCCATGCCACTGGCGAAGTGGATGAGAGCAAATTTAACGTGCTGGGGGGCTCCATTGCGTACGGTCACCCCTTTGCGGCGACCGGGGCGAGGATGATCACCCAGACGCTGCATGAGTTGCGCCGTCGCGGCGGCGGTTTTGGCCTGGTCACCGCCTGCGCGGCGGGTGGTCTGGGTGCCGCAATGGTTCTGGAGGCTGAATAA
- a CDS encoding YfcZ/YiiS family protein, translated as MSKCSADETPVCCCMDVGTIVDNTDCTASYSREFASRADAEETLAALTEKARGVESEPCEINSTFTDVEGGVRLDIDFVFSCEAESLIFQLGLR; from the coding sequence ATGAGTAAATGCAGTGCTGATGAAACCCCGGTTTGCTGCTGTATGGATGTGGGCACCATCGTGGACAACACGGATTGCACCGCCTCTTACAGCCGTGAGTTCGCCAGTCGTGCCGACGCCGAAGAGACGCTGGCTGCCCTGACCGAAAAAGCCCGCGGCGTGGAGTCTGAACCGTGCGAAATTAATTCCACCTTCACCGACGTGGAAGGCGGGGTTCGCCTGGACATCGACTTCGTGTTCAGCTGCGAAGCAGAATCCCTGATTTTTCAACTCGGTCTGCGCTAA
- the fadL gene encoding long-chain fatty acid transporter FadL, whose product MSQKTLFKKTALAVAVAIVSTSAWSAGFQLNEFSSSGLGRAYSGEGAIADDAGNASRNPALIMMFDRPTFSAGAIFVDPDVDISGRSPTGASLNASNIAPTAWVPNLHFVAPINDQFGWGASVTSNYGLATEFNNNYAAGAYGGTTDLETLNLNLSGAYRLDNHWSFGVGFDAVYAKAKIERYAGDLGRIVAGSGALPPALARQVAGIQGDTQIAYLKGDEWGFGWNAGILYEIDKNNRYGFTYRSEVKIDFDGDYKSSLPSAYNQILGNFGLPMGTDGRTTGGSLTLNLPEMWELSGYNRVAPQWAIHYSLTYTSWSQFQELKATNSGGDTLFYKDESFKDAYRIALGTTYYMDDNWTFRTGIAFDDSPVPADKRSISIPDQDRFWLSAGATYAFNKDASIDAGVSYMHGQKVSFQEGPYEFSSEGKAWLYGMNFNYAF is encoded by the coding sequence ATGAGCCAGAAAACCCTGTTCAAAAAAACTGCGCTGGCAGTCGCAGTGGCAATCGTCTCCACCTCCGCCTGGTCAGCGGGATTCCAGCTTAACGAGTTCTCTTCCTCAGGCCTGGGCCGTGCCTATTCCGGGGAAGGCGCCATTGCTGATGACGCCGGGAACGCGAGCCGTAACCCTGCCCTGATCATGATGTTTGATCGTCCAACCTTCTCCGCAGGTGCCATTTTTGTTGACCCTGATGTAGATATCTCCGGACGCTCTCCAACGGGCGCAAGCCTGAATGCGAGTAATATCGCGCCAACAGCATGGGTTCCAAACCTGCACTTCGTCGCGCCAATCAATGACCAATTTGGCTGGGGCGCGTCCGTTACCTCTAACTACGGACTGGCGACCGAGTTCAATAACAACTACGCGGCAGGAGCGTACGGCGGTACAACCGACCTGGAAACCCTCAACCTGAACCTGAGCGGTGCTTATCGCCTGGATAATCACTGGAGTTTCGGTGTTGGGTTTGATGCTGTGTATGCAAAAGCGAAAATTGAGCGCTACGCGGGTGACCTGGGTCGCATCGTCGCAGGGTCCGGCGCATTACCTCCGGCTCTGGCACGTCAGGTCGCCGGGATCCAGGGAGACACCCAGATTGCCTATCTGAAGGGTGATGAGTGGGGCTTTGGCTGGAATGCCGGTATTCTGTATGAAATCGACAAGAACAACCGGTATGGCTTTACCTACCGCTCTGAAGTAAAAATCGATTTCGATGGCGACTATAAGAGCAGCCTGCCTTCAGCTTACAACCAGATCCTGGGCAACTTTGGTCTGCCAATGGGGACCGATGGCCGCACCACTGGCGGTTCTCTGACCCTGAATTTACCTGAGATGTGGGAACTGTCCGGCTACAACAGAGTCGCACCGCAATGGGCTATCCACTATAGCCTGACCTACACAAGCTGGAGCCAGTTCCAGGAGCTGAAAGCGACTAACAGCGGCGGTGATACGCTTTTCTATAAAGATGAAAGCTTTAAAGACGCGTACCGCATCGCGCTGGGTACCACCTACTATATGGATGATAACTGGACGTTCCGTACCGGTATTGCCTTCGATGACAGCCCGGTTCCGGCAGACAAACGTTCTATCTCCATTCCGGATCAGGATCGCTTCTGGCTGAGCGCCGGTGCAACCTACGCATTCAACAAAGATGCCTCAATCGATGCGGGTGTCTCTTATATGCACGGTCAGAAAGTATCGTTCCAGGAAGGTCCGTATGAGTTCTCTTCTGAAGGTAAAGCCTGGCTGTATGGCATGAACTTCAACTACGCGTTCTAA
- the mlaA gene encoding phospholipid-binding lipoprotein MlaA: MKLGLSVVALSTTLLMGCASSGEQQGRSDPLEGFNRTMYNFNYNVLDPYVVRPVAVAWRDYVPQPARNGLSNFTSNLEEPAVMANYFLQGDPYQGMVHFTRFFLNTLLGMGGFIDVAGMANPKLQREQPHRFGSTLGHYNVGYGPYVHLPFYGSFTLRDDGGDMVDTLYPVLSWLTWPLSVGKWTLEGVETRAQLLDSDGLLRQSSDPYLMVREAYFQNHDFIANGGKLKPEENPNAKAIENELSEIDAE, from the coding sequence ATGAAACTTGGGCTGTCGGTGGTTGCGCTGAGCACCACGTTGCTGATGGGCTGCGCCAGCTCCGGCGAGCAGCAGGGGCGCTCCGATCCTCTGGAAGGATTTAACCGCACCATGTACAACTTCAACTATAACGTGCTGGATCCGTATGTGGTGCGCCCGGTTGCGGTGGCATGGCGGGATTATGTTCCCCAGCCTGCCCGTAACGGCCTGAGCAACTTTACCAGCAACCTCGAAGAGCCTGCGGTCATGGCGAACTACTTCCTGCAGGGCGATCCTTATCAGGGGATGGTCCACTTCACCCGATTCTTCCTCAACACCCTGTTAGGGATGGGCGGCTTTATTGACGTTGCCGGGATGGCGAATCCGAAGCTGCAGCGCGAGCAGCCGCACCGTTTCGGTAGTACCCTGGGTCATTACAATGTGGGTTACGGCCCGTACGTGCACCTGCCGTTCTACGGTAGCTTCACGCTGCGTGACGATGGCGGCGACATGGTCGATACGCTCTATCCGGTGCTGTCATGGCTGACCTGGCCGCTGTCGGTGGGTAAATGGACGCTGGAAGGGGTAGAGACGCGCGCGCAGCTGCTGGATTCCGACGGTCTGCTGCGTCAGTCCTCCGATCCGTATCTCATGGTGCGTGAGGCCTACTTCCAGAACCACGACTTCATTGCTAATGGCGGCAAGCTGAAACCGGAAGAGAATCCGAACGCGAAAGCGATCGAAAACGAACTCTCCGAGATTGATGCGGAATAA
- a CDS encoding formate/nitrite transporter family protein, which translates to MDELKDEKIDGHTEELEVESEEKRRGKKIEVDEDRLPSRAMAIHEHIRQDGEKELERDAMALFWSAIAAGLSMSASLLAKGIFHVELEGIPGGIILENLGYTFGFIIVIMARQQLFTENTVTAVLPVMQSPTWGNFGLLMRLWSVVLLGNIIGTGVAAWAFEYMPIFDEPTRDVFVKIGMGVMENSPSEMFANAIISGWIVATMVWMFPAAGSAKIVVIILMTWLIALADTTHIVVGTVEILYLVFNGTIHWTEFFWPFALPTLAGNICGGTFIFALLSHAQIRNDMSNKRKAELKARQEEEEERKKSA; encoded by the coding sequence ATGGACGAATTAAAAGACGAGAAAATAGACGGTCATACCGAAGAACTGGAAGTTGAAAGCGAGGAGAAACGCCGGGGAAAGAAGATTGAGGTCGATGAGGACCGGCTACCCTCACGCGCGATGGCAATACATGAACATATTCGCCAGGACGGTGAGAAAGAGCTGGAGCGCGATGCCATGGCGCTGTTCTGGTCGGCCATCGCCGCCGGACTATCGATGAGCGCCTCATTGCTGGCGAAAGGGATTTTCCACGTTGAGCTCGAAGGCATACCCGGCGGCATCATACTGGAGAACCTCGGTTATACCTTTGGCTTTATTATCGTGATCATGGCCCGCCAGCAGCTGTTTACGGAGAACACCGTCACCGCCGTACTCCCGGTGATGCAAAGCCCGACATGGGGCAATTTCGGCCTGCTGATGCGCCTGTGGAGCGTGGTGCTGCTCGGTAATATTATCGGTACCGGTGTCGCCGCCTGGGCGTTTGAGTATATGCCGATATTTGATGAGCCTACCCGGGACGTCTTTGTGAAAATTGGTATGGGCGTGATGGAAAATAGTCCATCGGAGATGTTCGCCAACGCCATTATCTCCGGCTGGATCGTTGCCACTATGGTCTGGATGTTCCCCGCTGCCGGTTCGGCAAAGATTGTGGTTATCATACTGATGACCTGGCTTATCGCCCTCGCCGATACCACCCACATTGTGGTGGGGACGGTGGAAATTTTATATCTGGTATTTAACGGCACCATCCACTGGACCGAGTTTTTCTGGCCCTTCGCGCTCCCTACCCTGGCAGGCAACATCTGCGGCGGGACCTTTATTTTTGCCCTGCTCAGCCATGCGCAGATTCGCAACGATATGTCGAACAAGCGCAAAGCTGAACTGAAAGCCCGGCAGGAAGAAGAGGAAGAACGCAAAAAATCGGCGTGA
- a CDS encoding flagellin — translation MLSLKTNLMALTLRGQSQKNTSALEQSIRNLSSGMRINSAKDNAANQAIANRMTSQQNALQQAQRNAGDGLSMIQTAEGAMDEINNRLQRIRELTVKGLSESNTLADADTIQAEINLNLKEIDRLNGSVDFNGINLLNGSAGTVGFQVGTRDNEKISLDLSKNFSVENIGLKDFVIRGISGKVSDINQVAGSASNIDLNSGNVSVTWSPSGIFNSPQLVRNATDGRYYIQDTGVDGKPAYYQATTAASWNTASGTGTVNISATNGTPLYSSVTQLNSRSIPSVSYLDTNGGVLSNSPAPSLKESNGQYYIEQDDYYYPATLTYGSTGAVTAQMTSTTAKLDTDFATLPAVVTTTPNIDATTAALSFKDASNNPLSAANSRLLKSGSQYILEVDDGSGNFSYYNASVTTTTDGSAHSLVVTANNATSLNNFSDVTRVTGSSLVTMDPAKVNVRYTDGDGNISNDVLRLDADGNYYMDVVNGTETKKATLVLTDETPARYLLKTLNGLGDLQIYYQASFSASTDAATNYTTLNISEIGDEIRLKNPANPLAALDDAIKQVDERRSTLGAVANRLESTQNLQATMSVAVNASRSRIEDADYAAEVSSMARAQMLQETFASLMTKANQTPQVVLSLLNDSMK, via the coding sequence ATGCTGAGCCTAAAAACTAACCTGATGGCCTTGACGCTTCGGGGTCAATCTCAAAAAAATACCTCTGCTCTGGAGCAGTCGATCCGCAATCTCTCTTCCGGCATGCGCATCAACAGTGCCAAAGACAATGCGGCCAACCAGGCCATTGCTAACCGCATGACCAGCCAGCAAAATGCGCTGCAACAGGCGCAGCGTAATGCTGGCGACGGCTTGTCGATGATCCAGACGGCCGAAGGCGCGATGGATGAAATCAACAACCGCCTACAGCGCATCCGCGAGCTTACGGTTAAAGGGCTCAGTGAATCCAATACCCTGGCGGATGCCGATACCATTCAGGCTGAAATCAACTTAAACCTTAAGGAGATCGACCGTCTGAACGGCTCCGTCGACTTTAACGGTATTAATCTGCTGAATGGTAGCGCGGGAACGGTCGGTTTTCAGGTCGGCACCCGGGATAATGAAAAAATCTCCCTCGATTTATCGAAAAACTTCAGTGTTGAAAATATCGGCCTGAAGGATTTCGTTATTCGCGGTATCAGCGGCAAGGTTTCAGATATCAATCAGGTGGCGGGAAGCGCCAGTAATATCGACCTGAACAGCGGTAATGTCAGCGTAACCTGGTCTCCGTCAGGCATATTCAATTCGCCACAGCTGGTGCGCAACGCCACTGACGGCCGGTATTACATTCAGGATACGGGGGTCGACGGCAAGCCGGCCTATTATCAGGCTACCACGGCCGCAAGCTGGAATACCGCCAGCGGAACCGGAACTGTAAATATCAGCGCCACCAATGGAACGCCACTCTACAGCAGCGTCACCCAGCTAAATAGCCGGTCAATTCCTTCGGTGAGCTATCTCGACACCAATGGGGGTGTTTTAAGTAATAGCCCCGCGCCATCATTAAAAGAATCAAACGGCCAGTATTATATTGAGCAGGATGATTATTATTATCCTGCCACGCTAACCTATGGTTCGACAGGCGCCGTCACCGCGCAAATGACCAGCACCACGGCAAAACTGGATACAGATTTCGCCACGCTTCCGGCTGTCGTGACGACCACACCCAATATTGATGCCACGACCGCAGCGCTGAGCTTTAAGGATGCGAGTAATAACCCGCTCTCAGCCGCTAACTCCCGACTGCTGAAGTCAGGCAGCCAGTACATTCTGGAAGTGGACGATGGCAGCGGTAATTTTAGCTATTACAATGCCTCGGTAACGACAACGACCGACGGTAGTGCCCATTCGCTTGTAGTGACGGCGAACAATGCCACCAGCCTGAATAATTTCTCTGATGTGACCCGGGTCACCGGGTCGTCCCTGGTCACGATGGATCCTGCGAAGGTCAACGTGCGTTACACCGATGGCGACGGCAATATCTCGAACGATGTGCTGCGCCTGGATGCGGACGGTAATTACTACATGGATGTGGTGAACGGCACCGAGACCAAAAAAGCCACGCTGGTTTTGACTGATGAAACGCCTGCCCGCTACCTGCTTAAAACGCTGAATGGTCTGGGAGATCTGCAGATCTACTACCAGGCGTCTTTCAGTGCCTCCACGGATGCCGCAACCAACTATACGACCCTGAATATCTCTGAAATCGGTGACGAAATTCGCCTGAAAAACCCTGCGAATCCTCTGGCGGCGCTCGACGATGCCATTAAGCAGGTCGATGAACGACGCAGCACGCTGGGGGCGGTGGCGAACCGTCTGGAGTCGACGCAAAATCTGCAGGCGACGATGTCGGTTGCGGTTAATGCGTCCCGCTCACGGATTGAAGATGCGGACTACGCCGCAGAAGTGTCCAGCATGGCCCGGGCGCAGATGCTTCAGGAAACTTTTGCCTCGTTAATGACCAAAGCCAATCAGACACCGCAGGTGGTGCTGTCTCTTCTGAATGACTCAATGAAATAA
- a CDS encoding cysteine hydrolase family protein, translating to MSKALLIIDMQNFVTQRIQQGVDYFPQNSIENMTAVIEKFRKSGTPVIHVRHQTPEEGSPLHHSSSSSLPLESFKELNNEPVFIKHTSSAFSSTGLFDYLQDARISELVVIGAVAGFCVNSTVRTGADLGLKITVLNDAVLSFELEQHQLSAKAILDVTLGLLAAGFAQVIPATELKV from the coding sequence ATGTCTAAAGCACTGCTCATCATCGATATGCAGAATTTTGTCACACAAAGAATTCAACAGGGCGTGGATTACTTTCCGCAAAACAGTATTGAAAACATGACCGCTGTGATTGAGAAATTCAGAAAATCAGGCACCCCGGTCATACACGTTCGCCACCAGACGCCTGAAGAGGGCTCGCCGCTCCATCACAGCTCATCCTCCAGCTTACCTCTAGAGTCTTTTAAAGAACTCAACAACGAACCGGTCTTTATCAAACACACCTCCTCCGCGTTCAGCTCAACGGGTTTGTTTGATTATCTGCAGGATGCCCGTATTTCAGAGCTGGTGGTTATCGGTGCCGTAGCCGGATTCTGCGTTAACTCCACGGTCAGAACGGGCGCTGACCTCGGGTTAAAAATCACTGTGTTAAACGATGCGGTGCTCAGTTTCGAACTTGAACAGCATCAGCTCAGCGCGAAAGCCATTCTGGATGTCACGCTGGGGCTGCTTGCTGCCGGTTTTGCTCAGGTTATCCCTGCCACGGAATTAAAGGTATAA
- a CDS encoding DUF2058 domain-containing protein: protein MTKLTLQEQMLKAGLVSSKKMAKVQRTAKKSRVQAREAREAVEVNKQAQIERDKELSEQQKQATLAKEYKAQIKQLIEMNRIVVAKGDISFNFTDGNLIKKVLVDKTTQKQLINGRLAIARLVAGADRESEYAIIPAVVADKITQRDASYIVFSGELTQEAKDEDDPYADFVVPDDLMW from the coding sequence ATGACCAAACTCACACTCCAGGAACAGATGCTGAAGGCTGGCTTAGTCAGCAGTAAAAAGATGGCAAAGGTCCAGCGCACCGCCAAAAAATCCCGCGTTCAGGCGCGTGAAGCACGGGAAGCGGTGGAAGTGAATAAACAGGCGCAGATTGAGCGCGATAAAGAGCTCAGCGAGCAGCAAAAGCAGGCGACCCTGGCTAAAGAGTACAAGGCGCAGATCAAGCAGTTAATTGAGATGAACCGGATCGTGGTAGCGAAAGGCGATATTAGCTTCAACTTCACCGACGGCAATCTGATTAAAAAAGTGCTGGTGGATAAGACCACGCAAAAACAGCTGATCAATGGCCGTCTGGCGATTGCGCGTCTGGTTGCCGGGGCGGATCGCGAAAGCGAATACGCCATCATCCCTGCGGTTGTCGCCGATAAAATTACGCAGCGTGATGCGAGCTATATCGTGTTCAGCGGCGAGCTGACGCAGGAAGCGAAGGACGAAGACGATCCGTACGCTGATTTCGTCGTGCCGGATGATTTGATGTGGTAA